CCTTTTTATGTAGGACTAAATCAATATGAAGCCGCGTTGTAATCATCATCAGCAAACtccaaaatccaaatcaatCCAACGGCAGTCCCAAAAACCTGAATTTCGTATTCATCACCAAGTGGGAGAATGAGAGATGGCCAAATACAAAAGCTTTCTCAAAGCCCTAGCCAATCCCTTCACTTCTAAATCAAGCAAAGGTAAGTGTCATTCATTCAACTCTTGTTTGTACATATGTATCGAATCACCTGAATTCTCTGATGTGATTTGCGTGTGGGCAAAAGATCCCAACGAGGCGGACTTGGAGAAAATTGCTGCTCAAGAACAGAAGCAATTTCCTTTCGAGGTCCTGGTTGCAGCCACGAATAACTTCCACCCCACTCTGAAGCTTGGGGAAGGGGGTTTTGGTCCTGTATACaaggtaaaaacaaaatggagtGCTGGTTGGATTGGATTggattgaaattgaattggtTGGAGTTGATTTGGGGGAATTGAATTGGCAGGGAAAACTGGTTGATGGGCGAGAAATAGCGGTGAAGAAACTGTCGCGCAGCTCAGCGCAGGGGAAGAAGGAGTTTTTGAGCGAGTCAAAGCTGCTGGCACGTGTGCAGCATAGGAATGTGGTGAATTTGTTGGGATACTGCGTCCACGCTGCAGAAAAGCTGCTTGTTTATCAATATGTGGTCAACGAGAGCCTCGACAAGATTCTATTCAGTAATTGCCTTCTTCCTTCTCAATCATATATGCAATTATAGGTAACAAGTTTTTTATGGGAATTGGCGTAGAGGGCGATGGCGGAGGAGATGAATTTGATTGGAAACGGAGGTACGATGTGATCACCGGCATTGCAAAGGGGTTGGTTTATCTTCATGAAGAGGCTCACTGCCGCATCATACACCGTGACATCAAACCTAGCAATATCCTTCTTGATCACAAGTGGGTTCCCAAGATTAGTGATTTTGGGATGGCGCGCCTCTATCCTGAAGATCAAACACACATCAACACCCGTGTTGCTGGAACCAAGTATATATACCTATTCAATTGTAGGAGTATCAAATACtatcatttgttttattcacCATTCAATTGAAATATGCATATGTGTAGTGGCTACATGGCACCTGAATACCTTGTGCACGGCCATCTTTCGGACAAGGCAGATGTGTTCAGCTTTGGGGTTGTAGTTCTGGAGCTCATAAGTGGACAGAAGAACTCAAGATTCAACCGAGATCCTGAGTGTCGGAGCTTGCTTGAATGGGTAAATACTCCTCACTCCTCACACTCCTCAGTTAGTAGTAGTTGATTGGATGGTGAATGAAATTGTAGGTATACAAGCTTTACAAGAAGCAGAGGATCATGGAAGTGATTGATCCTAGAATAGTGTCTTCAGCAGATCCTCATCAGGTGGTAATGTGCATACAGATAGGGTTGCTGTGTGTTCAGTCCGACCCTAAAACGAGGCCTGATATGAGCCGTGTGGTTTTGATACTGTCCAAGAAGCCGGCCATTCTTGAAGAACCGTCGAGGCCTGGACACCCAGGGACCAGGTATACACTTCCTCGCCGGCCAACTGCACATGCATCTGCATCCTCTGCTTCTGCCCTATCTCAATCATTCGGCTCCACACTCAACTCAACTGCATCTGCAACTGCAACTTCAAATTCAACTTCGGACCCCCATGGGAAGAGACCTATGACATATTAGTGAATCATCACCGATTTTGCAACAATGTTAACTCAACTCTCATCAacaattcctaaaatctcattaGTTTTGAGTTTAGACTAAACAGTAAACACACACCCCACCCAACATCTCTTCAGTATTGAGTATTTCCttgtataaatttttgtttgtatttttccTTGCTGTTACCTGTATATCTAGTTAGGATTTATTACCGGCAATTGATTTTTATAGTTGATATAACTTTGTTATTAAGTTAGagctaattattttatgactaatttttgtttttggtgatGACtgaaattagtagtagtatatctGGTTGCTCATATACCAGTTATATGATGTGATCCAAGGGTTGATTTTCTTTGGGTCCGGCAATGCATAGATAGCTCACGTGCCTCTGCTGTGTCGTTATATTTCAGCTTTTTATATCAGTAGTGTCAGCTGTTTATTGTTACTGACTTAATCGGTCGTGCACAGcgcattttcatttcaataatTTGTATGACAGTCCATCTCTatattataattcaaataaaataaaacatactaTGCAACCTATCCGTCAATACAACAGTACCGAccaattattttcttcaaactcAAGGTGACTAATGCctgtcaatttttttatactaaaaaaactattttctctAACAGCCCAAAAATCATAGTCCtatcaaactaaaaaaaaatcaagtatTTCTATCACCATATCAAATAATCAGCAACCTAGTCGTCAATCCAACAACAATCAAACCATAAGTCCAACTATCTAAGAATAATTACTTATGATATTACTTTCCTATCCATAATCCGGTCGCTGCGTTTGGACTTTGGAAACAAGTCAATTAGTCAAACCCGTAGTGAAGCAAgataaaatttgttttcaaaattttaaaccaaattaagatgttttactttttaaacCTCCGGAAATAACTCGCAAGGCGTAAGcctaaattgtaaattaaatgAGAGCCTTTTGTAAAAAGCAGCCTGCTTGGAATTTGCTTGAAATCCTTAGgtaatagtaaaattttatgttgtcataatttgatttttttcattgtaTAAAGCATTTACTAGAATTGTCTTTAAACTCAATTTGCATGCTGTCAAATATAAATGGCGTAATATTCTTCTTATATTTATGGCTTTTTAGGTATTAGGGCATCATAGTGTAGTGATATGTATGATTCGCTGCCTTCACTTTATAATTGTGAAATATATGCCTCATGGTAACTTATAGTATATGGCCACCGACAGGCTTGTGCCAAACTTGCATTCTTCGTATTGCCTATACACAGTTTACTGCTAGCACTTATCGATGTGGCTGTGAATTCTGGTATGTTTACTTTTTTGGcttgttttttaatttcactcCACTATAACATTACTATTGATGCCTGCtggtagtattaatttaaatttaaatttaaattttgatttccaCCATAGCTAACATTCATAATAACATACtatagtttttcttttaatcttaGTTTCCACCATATGGTTTAGATGTAGCTGAAAACTTAATGTTCTTTTGGCATTCAACATTGCATCCTTTCATTTGAAATTGAGCTTTTGAAGGATAAGCCTTTTCTGCTTGTAAAGCATTTGATTTTGGTAacagagagaaaaatatagatGAGTCTTGTTCTTCAGTTCTTGAGGTTCATTAGATAGCATTGATACTCCCAAGTTTAGGTAGTTGGTAATTCTGGGATATTTCTGAGGGTTATCTAAGATTTTATTGAGTTTCATGTAACTCCTCTCTAACATAACTCCTCTGAGAATGCACATATAAAAGCTCGAGTAACATCACAGGATGGTCCATCTGTTGCTCCTGAAGGCCATAAACCATTCCATCAACTCCAGGATCGTGGCAAATATACGCAGTTGGTTCTTGAAACAGCTGTCGTAGAAAATCCTCTCTTCCTATAACCGCGTCCCATATTGCAACATCACTTGTTCAGATCATTGTTCGCATACAACCAACTCTGGTTCGGTCTAGCAATTGCGTTGGCCAAAGTTCTTTGTTGGATGAACAATTGACACACACACTATATCCTTATTGAGGATATTGTGGATGCACCTGAAAAAAGCCTTAGAAATTTCAAAGTAAATGCTGTCCCACCATCACTCTTGGTGGTGGGATGGTGGCTAGCTTTAATCATCGACATAATCACACCGGCCTTACTACTTAACGGAGGAAATGTCTGCTCAAACATGGGTGTTAATATCTCTATTCTGCTTATACAGAGAATTACTCatcattaattttcatgttttatctTTCAGGCTCAGCAACATATCATGAAGAGAATTCATATCATATGATCATGATTAATAAGATGCACACCAATGTGGGTAGGCTTTATTACAATTTGAATAGTATAGTATACACAAGTAAGAGTGCCTTTTTAACTTACATAGAGATAGAGGCAAAACGCAAATCTGCAACAAGGAAAAGTGGTATGGAGCGTGGGAAtctttctctttacttttgcTTTATTGCACTAATTGGGTATGCATGTACATCAACTTCATATACTATTAGCTTTTCTTTTGGTTCAAACTGCACAAAGTTAAagcaaacaaaagaaaataataaaaagaaagaaaagcaaCCACCAGATCAAGGCAAATAGACTTATACCAGATCAGGTAACACTTTTCACTCCAAGTGGCCTTCATTTACATACCAtctgaatttgaaaattgaactACGTTATAGCTATGAAACAATTCCACTCACTATATCTATGAGATAGATGGAGAGTTACCTTTTCTCTGTAAACTTTTACCCAAGAATGAGACGAAAACAATGAGCATTGTAACTCCGGCTATTAGTCCTATAAAGAGAGCAAGTGTTTTCTCCGTCTCATCATTATCATCACGCCCTACATAAGACCATGTAcaaaacaaaggaaaaatatTTGTCAGACATATCTATCTTTAGGATCAATGACACAGCAGATTTGACACACAAATTAATCATGTACTCATAATTCTAGAAACTTGATTGTGTTTTAAGATGTAACTagaattattcaaaattttattttcccatGACTTGATATCATTAATTAGAGTTACAAAATGCACTTATGTTCATAAACCTTGTATGAAGAAATCCAAGCAAAATTATTCTCATTCTTCCATTAGTTATTATTCGTTCTTGCTTATGCTATGAGTTAAACATTTAATACCAATTCTTGGTAGCTGATATATTTTACCCGGTTGATCTATAGTTTACTCGTGTTCATGTCATTATAAATGCGCCATCCGTCGCAAGAATCAACCAAATAAGCTAAGGGATACTACTACATTGTGATTTTAACCCCTTTTAGAAGTTAATTATGGTAATGTATTTATACATGATTATTCTACTTGAATCATCATCTTCATACCTGTAAGTCCAGTTACATATGTTCTCTTGTTTCCCCCAAAAAACTGCTTTGGGAATTTAAACTCATTAATTTTAGACATATGGCCCTTTTTTCTCGATAATTTGTTCGTTTGATATGAAAGTTACACACACGAGAATAGTAtactaattcaaaataaatcacaccaacaaaagcaaaaaagtAGCAACCTTTCCTTTTCACATACAATTACACCagaaacagaaaacaaaaaaaaagaaaagagatcATCAATCACACAAGGATAGATTAAAAATTGTACTCGTAGGAGCTACCTTAGTAAATTAATGAACAAAAAATTAGGACGGAGCATTCAAGAGGagttgaaaatgaaatcataGTAGGCTATGGCATGTTAATTAAGTAGGTagagaaataaagataaaGCGCGATAGCAAGGACGCGGCTGCAACGAAGCTTACCGCTTTCGGAACTAGGCCTCGCATAGCCGGTGGTCGCCTGAGTCTGAGAAACAGAGTAGCGAGCGTAACACTTAGCCAAGAACACGTCACCCCAAGGAGACGTCGCGCACTCCGTCCTCAGCCGTTGGATGGCCTCGGACAAGCACTCATCGCACTGCCCGCTGCTCAAATCCTGCTCACACTGCACCACACCCTGCACCCTCCCCGACCCCCCCACCCGAAAATACTGCCCCCCGCCGCCTCCCAGATACGCCAGCACCGCATCCCTCTCGTTCCCTGCGCCACTAGGCGGCCCGCACTTATGCGACACCTCAGTCTTGTCGAGCTGCCCCACGAACGACGCGTTGTCGTACTTGATGAAGCAGCCGTCCAGCTGCAGCGCGCCGCCGCACGTCCCCATACAGTAGCCGCCTATCCTCGAGACCGCGTTCGCCACGCAGCTGTGGCAGTCGGAGGTGCTGAGGTCGCCGCGGCACTGGAAGAGGCCCGACACGGCGTCGCTGTTGTCGTCGGTGGGGATGTTGAAGGTGTTGTAGTTGGAGAGGGAGGCGGAGTTGACGAGCGAGGCGAGCACTGAGTTGAGGCTGGACTCGTAGGGGCTGCCCGGGTTGTACTTGGCCTGAGTGCAGCCTACGTATATCATGGACTCCCATGAGGAGGTTGAGAGGTGTGGGAATAGGGAGATGAACAGAGCGCAGAGGATCCATAGATGTTCTCCGCAACGCATCATCTTCGActtatctatctatctatctctaCCATGTGAAGGAGAGTCCAACAAATCTTATTTCTATAGCATCGCTGACCACTTAATTGTACGACTactacaaattatattattgctATTGGCTAGCTACTGCTTCTATTTGTGTGCTcgtaaactaaaatttaaatgctTAAATTCAGatgttcaaattaaaaaaatactattatcACTCACGTAAAATGTCCATTTCAATTGATTGTGAAATAGAGTTTTAACACTATCTTGAAATTCATAGTGAAAGAGAGATTTTACACTATTGTTCACAATAAAAAAGTCTTCATTAATGAGAGTGTTTATGCATTATTcacaagatttttttttggctatCTTACCATTCGAAAATACTCTTCATTATGCAGGAATGTTTTTAAGTTGTTAGAGATTACCTTTATATTTTCATCACTGGCAACACTACCAAATACAATTCTCATAACTTATGAtggaaattgattttttttaaaataatgatgaaatagGAGAGAGTGAACCTACAAATTAACCTCAACGTCGCGTCTAAACAGGAGATGATGGAATATATTGGATTAATACAACAAACTTCATGTGTAAACCTATTTTCTTAGTTATCCAATTGAAGTGATCGACCAAATATGAAGCTATGGGCTTAAGAATATTGAATTGGTATGGACTTTAAACGTAGATGTCACattgtaatttcaatttgttgAGATTGTCTCTACATCAAATAACGTTCCACTAACCAATGGATCGTAGCGCAGTTAACAGCGCGAAACTGTGAAGTCACGAGTTCAAACCCCGCCACTCGCTGGGAGACTTTCGGCCTTAATCTGCAAACCCGATCGAGCAGGATTATTGTAATGTTCATTTTTTAGGTACATTTGAAAGACGATACCAATAAGAAGGTTGTATCTAATTTTTGGAATGgtccaaaatggtaaaactaaTCTACTACCTTCGTCCCCCAAAGcttgacacagtttaccatttcggtccatccCCGAAAacttgacacacttcacttttttcattttgggtagtggaccttatattccactaactcattcctactcacatttattataaaactaatactttaaaagtaggacccacatcccaccaactttttcaacacactttccattacatttcttaaaacccgtgccgggtcaaaccgtgtcaagctttgggggacggaggtagtatctttttagagatgaagagagtatCTATAAATTGTTAGATTTCAATAACTAGTGgtattatatgtaaaataaaattggatttatgtttttttaatattactaaaaaattgtaagaatataaaaattgaaaaaaaatagtattactactataatttgcGAAATACTCCAAGAAATATGGAAAGTTGACAACTTTTCTTGttgtatgatttttatttcttatttattaaataaataaataaacatagaAATTTAAGAATTAGTAGCAAAATTATGACTAAATAAATATGTTCATAGTGGGTCATTGAAGTAGACGGAGTAAGTACTAGATTAAGAAATTCATATGTGAAggaaaaatgattattttaccaattcaaATAGTCTAAGATCCTTCTCATCTAAGTCTGAGGGTTTACGTCTTTATGAGATAAAATCTTCTCCGAAACCCCACCAGCGTCAAGCATATTTTGAATCTTCCTTTGCGCGTCGAGATTCTCACCCACACCATCGATCAAAAGTCTGCTTTACGACATCAGCAAATGAGTTCCATCGCACATTCCTTCAACTCCGACTAGATCTTCACGATTTGGATTCATTTGCACAAGTTTAATTATGGCTAGGGCTCAGGACAATTGGGAGAGGCTGGTTCGCGCCGCGCTGCGGAGAGACCAGCGGGCCGGCCACGAGCGGACACCCAGCGGCATCGCCGGCGCCGTACCCGACTCACTTCAACGGAGCACCAACATCAATGCGATTTTGCAGGCTGCCGATGAAATTCAGTCGGAGGACCCCAATGTTGCCAGAATATGTAAGTGAAAGATAAAATTGCTATTGCTCCTCAAATTGACGGCTAGTTGTTATGCATCAGTTTGTAACATAATCGATCTGTTTAGATGCTGTAAGAAATgtgttttgacttttgagtgTGATTTAGTTTATCTTCTGAAATTAGGTTTTATGCTCATGAGAACTAGGTGTAACTTAGGGCGCAGGCCTCTGAATAATCCGTTTGAATTCGGATCCGATATTTGTAACATGTAGCTTTTCtccccaaaaaaatttagcaCAACTTTTGCTGGAACTGCAGCAggtcaataaaaatatgtttaaaaaatagtcCAAGAATAGATATAGTTGGTCGCATGACGTGATACTATGCATGAAGTGCAAGTTGATGCAGGTTGATTATATATGTGGAGCTGGAGGTATCTGCTTGCAATAGATTTTGGAAAACTCTTACTACAACTACAAACAGTGCaatagtattaataaaaagaacaaaagaggATGTGGGTGCTTTGCTCATCAATCTTATTAAACACCTATAAATTGGATATAGCAAAGGTGGCGGTTGACTGAGGGCTCTAATCAGGGTTTAGTTTGCATTAGATGGGGTCGTAGAGTCAGAGCAGTTCAGACactgataaattttaaaaagtgttaAAGTGGGTAGTAGCAATCTGAATCTATCTTAGTTTCATATTGTTTCCACGGTCTATGGAGACTTGGAGAGTGCTAAATGCAGCATAACTGTGATGATGATATATGTTGACGGGCTTAGCTAAAGAAATTAAGCTCGTATTAAGCTACTAATTGATGAAGGCTCATTATATACGTGGGTTGAACTTGGGAGCTGGAGGTGTCGGCTCGCTATAGATTTCGGAAAACTCTTTGTCCTcattttgtttgtgtgtttgGAAGTGGGGGTTTTATTATTCgtaacaaaaattaagaaacacatcttgttgtttttctgacttttttctaaatatttttttcttgtccaTTATTTTG
The nucleotide sequence above comes from Salvia hispanica cultivar TCC Black 2014 chromosome 5, UniMelb_Shisp_WGS_1.0, whole genome shotgun sequence. Encoded proteins:
- the LOC125188606 gene encoding cysteine-rich receptor-like protein kinase 43, with amino-acid sequence MAKYKSFLKALANPFTSKSSKDPNEADLEKIAAQEQKQFPFEVLVAATNNFHPTLKLGEGGFGPVYKGKLVDGREIAVKKLSRSSAQGKKEFLSESKLLARVQHRNVVNLLGYCVHAAEKLLVYQYVVNESLDKILFKGDGGGDEFDWKRRYDVITGIAKGLVYLHEEAHCRIIHRDIKPSNILLDHKWVPKISDFGMARLYPEDQTHINTRVAGTNGYMAPEYLVHGHLSDKADVFSFGVVVLELISGQKNSRFNRDPECRSLLEWVYKLYKKQRIMEVIDPRIVSSADPHQVVMCIQIGLLCVQSDPKTRPDMSRVVLILSKKPAILEEPSRPGHPGTRYTLPRRPTAHASASSASALSQSFGSTLNSTASATATSNSTSDPHGKRPMTY
- the LOC125190723 gene encoding plasmodesmata-located protein 6-like, which translates into the protein MMRCGEHLWILCALFISLFPHLSTSSWESMIYVGCTQAKYNPGSPYESSLNSVLASLVNSASLSNYNTFNIPTDDNSDAVSGLFQCRGDLSTSDCHSCVANAVSRIGGYCMGTCGGALQLDGCFIKYDNASFVGQLDKTEVSHKCGPPSGAGNERDAVLAYLGGGGGQYFRVGGSGRVQGVVQCEQDLSSGQCDECLSEAIQRLRTECATSPWGDVFLAKCYARYSVSQTQATTGYARPSSESGRDDNDETEKTLALFIGLIAGVTMLIVFVSFLGKSLQRKDGM